A window of the Cannabis sativa cultivar Pink pepper isolate KNU-18-1 chromosome X, ASM2916894v1, whole genome shotgun sequence genome harbors these coding sequences:
- the LOC115723945 gene encoding uncharacterized protein LOC115723945 codes for MAASSLIKISKTESIVEEQLSRLTTSSEATTTTSSSLCNRLSDLKDLHESFNFLLQFQLQTIQALKTKKTLEQVLDGSLGLLDSCSTTRDILSMIKQTLQDLQSSLRRKRGFDSSGLENEVNLYMLSKKKLLAKMITKCLKNVMMTKAYYKNNCHDLFSLVEEATCEVFRSLLAFISPPKTRSLSSRSLALKLFRSRKVACEGYIYATQLEKIDATLMILKANNKDIKIVQVKQVLKELESLESTIQELDNNLECIFRCLLKTRVSLLNLYTHE; via the coding sequence atgGCAGCCTCATCATTAATCAAAATCTCAAAGACTGAAAGTATTGTTGAGGAACAGTTATCCAGATTGACAACATCATCAGaggcaacaacaacaacatcatcTTCATTATGCAATAGATTAAGTGATCTTAAGGATTTGCATGAGAGCTTTAATTTTTTACTTCAGTTTCAGCTACAAACCATACAAGCCCTAAAGACCAAGAAAACCCTTGAACAAGTACTAGATGGATCTCTTGGGCTATTGGATTCATGTTCCACCACAAGGGATATTTTATCTATGATAAAACAAACCCTTCAAGATCTCCAATCATCTTTGAGAAGAAAGAGAGGCTTTGATTCATCTGGGTTGGAAAATGAAGTTAATTTGTACATGTTATCCAAGAAAAAATTGCTGGCCAAAATGATCACCAAGTGTTTGAAGAATGTTATGATGACAAAGgcttattataaaaataattgtcaTGATTTATTTTCTTTAGTTGAGGAAGCTACTTGTGAAGTGTTTCGATCACTACTGGCTTTCATTTCTCCACCAAAGACAAGATCATTATCATCAAGGTCTTTAGCTTTGAAGTTGTTTCGATCTAGAAAAGTGGCATGTGAAGGATATATATATGCCACTCAATTAGAAAAAATTGATGCAACATTGATGATTCTCAAGGCCAATAATAAAGACATCAAAATTGTACAAGTGAAACAAGTGTTGAAGGAGTTGGAGTCTTTAGAGTCCACTATCCAAGAGTTGGATAATAATCTTGAATGTATCT